The DNA window CATCACCAGCATTTACAAAACAGCAAGCCATGAAGATTCTTAGTTTAAAGCAGACCCTGAACAAACCAGAGCCTTCACACGCTCCCTCTGCCATTATGTGTGAGCAAAGCATGAGCTGAGGCCATCGATAACATACACTTGTGTTTGCATTGACAGCACTCCTGACACCAGCCATGGTGGTGTCCCACGAGCAATGGCTATTTCTGCACGGTTCTGTGGGTGATGCATGAGCTGTCTGCCTGGCTTTGGGGGGAAGAGGGGcaccaggcagaggcagaggggtCTTGGGAAGAAATATGGTGAGCTGCCCTGACTAGAGGTCCTGTCCCTCAGCCCAGGTTTGCTGCGAGGCACTGGCGGAGAGGGGGTATGTGTCAGGCAGGGACCTCGCATCAACCTGCATGTCAACATTTGAAAGCTCCCTCAGTGACTGGGAGTCTGATGGTTCTCTGTCAGCCTCAGCAGAGACAGGGTGACAGCAGTTGTGAGGCCCAAAGCCTGACTGGGATATCATAATAGTCAGTGTGTTGTGTGGCACAAGTAAACACGCTGCCTCCAGCACTTACCTCTTCGTCTGTCTCCTGATGTAGACCTCAGCCGCACAGCTTGCTGACTAGCTTCCTGCAATATTGTCTTTAAAAGTGTGATTGATGCAAAGTGTGATATAGGTGAGAAATGCTCTGATTTATGCCTCATTTTCACTACTTAGTAATCATTGTGTCTCTTGAAAGCCTGTAAATAAACCTTTTTGATTGTAGTAATGTGATAGCAAATGTATACCTCATCAGCCTGGGCCTCCCTACTGCCAAACTCCACTAAAAGGTTACTGGTGTCTCAAGCAGATGTTTCTCACTTTTAAGACAATGGGAGATTAATCAGCTAATGTAGGTTTTCTTCACTCTCATTTGAGAAGAAATGTCAACTCAAACCTTATAgacagatggagaaagaaataattgcCATGGAGCTGAGGCACAGACCTACAGCGTTAGACTTTCTGGATCCTCTGTTGAGTTTTGCTGGTGTCCAGACACCCCCAGTTGTGCATGACAGATTACCTGTCCGTATTTTGGCAGCAGGGATCATAAGAGCTTTCAGTAGTTTGAGTGGTTATTTAGGTGTTTGTAGCATGCTTTGTCATTCCTACATAAAAGTACTCATTCCTATTAAAAGGTGCATAGTGacctttaaaatattagaaCAATCATTCGAATGAACTGAACACCTCATTATGCGCTCACATGGTAGCTACAGCTACCATAGTTAGATAAAAAGATCAACGAACAATGTGATCATTAACGAGAGTTCAAGTGTCACATCACCAAATTTGTGATTGCAAATGCTTAGTGAGAAAAGggaggaatatttttttgtccAGGTAATTGCATAAATGACAGGGCTTGACACGAATTATTAATATAATGATGCTTCCATGATTACAGTGCCAAAAGGGGATTCTGAAAATCGAGATCCATTCTGCAAGTCTCTTTGATAACGGGAGCTGACgtgatttctatttttcagtctcttatctgtaaaatgaaggttttaattatttgttaCTTCCATCACTGTTTGCTCCAAGACTGTATATACTAAAGATTTTGCACTGTTTTCATATGACCACAGCAGAGTGCATATTCCTCAGGTCTGGTCAATTGGAACAGCATAAAAAGCTGCTGCAAAGGTCAACATTATTGGTGGAAGAGAAGACATACACGGAGCCCAATGGCTAAGTGCCATTCCTTAGTTTGCTGCAAGCTCTCTGTGTGACTGTGGTCAACCAAGGAGCTCTTTCTGCCTTAATTTCTGGTCCTTAAGTGTAAACACTGCATCTTTACCTCACAATGATGCTGGGAAGGTGTATCAGCTTAGTGTGTGTAAGTCTTCTAAATCCTTGAAGACACTGAAATAATGAATGTGACTACCTGTATGGGCACATTGTATATGACTGTAAGAACCCCCAGTGAAAAGCTATACAATagcttttcattaaaacagttctttttcttttgtgcaagAGAGAGACAACTTTTTCTGGCATTAGCAGCTGTGAGTCTCATCACATCTGATGTTCTGGTGTTTGTAAGCATGATATGCTGTAGGCCCAAGTTTACATGAACAATAAACACACAGAATACtttcattactatttttaatcttcagtaATGTGCTGCTAAACCACTGGCCTGATCTGAAGTCTTCCATCTGGAATTGTAAGTTAGGGATAGTTTATCAGAGTAGTGATTTATTGTGTAAACAGATCCTGCTGATGGCATTTAGGAAAACTTAGCTGCCTGCCATTCAGCCAAATTCTTTTgtcacacttgaaaaaaaaagtttccagcCTTGAATTATTAGTTAATAACATTTGAGCAAAAGCATAATTTATGGTTTAAGTAAACTTTGAAACACAAGAACAGTGCCTTAGATACTAGACTTAGTGCTTGCTTTGggcaaagcatttttcttttagtacaGAAATGTAATAGAACAGAAGTAGGATTTGTGATTAATTGCATCTGTTATTGCCTGTATAACTTACCTAATAACAGAATACTATCTTCTGAGCTATTCCTTCCTCATTCCTGTATCGTAACACCAATAGCCATCATGCTGTAACTGAGCATAGGTCAACTGCACacactcatagaatcataggatcatcTGAGTTGGAACAGACCTTTAAGATAATCAAGcccaaccgttaacctagcacatccaagtccaaccactaaaccatgtccctaaacaTCACATCTACCCATCttgtaaatacctccagggatggtgactcccccacttccctgggcagcctgttccagtgcttgacaatcctttcggtgaagaaatttttcctagtaTCCAACCTAAACCTGCCCTgggtgcaacttgaggccatttcctcttgtcctatcgcttgttacttgggaggagAGACTGACctccacctggctacaacctcctttcaggtagttgtagagagcgataaggtcttccctcagcctccttttctccaggctaaacaacccaGTTCCCTTAGCCGTTCCTCATAGGACTTGCTCTCTAGACACTTCATTCAGACTTGTACAAACcacaaaatttaaaagtaaCACATCCATGGTTTTCATATAGGGAAATTTGATACTATTCGTTCTTTatcattttatctgttttatcaATGGTGCTTGAGGAAACCCATTAATTTCTTCATCACATCACTTGTAGCTAATTTAGAGAAGGTAGGTATTTGAATGAAAGGAATAACCGTACTTTGTCCTCTATCAACTCCTTAGCATTTAGTTTTACAGTGGTGTAATAATGCGAACAGCCACCAGATGCCAGCATAAGCACGCGGGCACTAAATAATTGCCTGTTTTATGCCAAAAGGCAAGGATGGTGCAGACCTCTCAGGTGATTATGTGGTTACGTTCACACTAAGAGTGGAAGTACACTTTCTCTTAGATGTTTCAAGGTCATCTAGAAATAAAAGATCTGATAATCAAGTGAGATCCTCATGGCACTGTACTAAATCTTGGTTTTAAAGAGACCTCTTACTGGAGAAAGGACTGTATCACTGGCCTAGCTGGTAATTGCCTTCTCTGTTCAAAACTGGCTTTTTCCATATGGAACTGTGACTGGAATTTCTAGCCTAGTAGATTTGGGGTTTAACTTGGCATACTAAATTGAGGATCCTTAATTTCAGATCTTCTATTGGTGTAAGACTGCACACAGTATGTCAAAATCACTCTATCATCTCTTCAGAGTATAGTGGACCTTCCAGACACATCACATTCTTGGCTGCAGACATGCAGACAGTGCAGGCAGGAAGAATAAAAGGCCAGGTACTCATGGTGCAAACACACTGCAACACTTTCAAGCGCAGATggttcttttttccaaaatttgtcGGTGCTTCTGCCAGAAGACTTTGCAACACCATAAAGTAAtcacagctttctgaaattaGTCGAATGATGGAAATCGCTTCTGACAGATTTCTTCAAGAGCAGAAAAGTTTGGTCCCAGAGCGTTCAAAAAATCAACAGGCAAGTCCTCACTGCCACTGGCGACAGAGCACAAGGAGTTACTTAGCTCTAGTTCTCCTTCCTCAGTGTATCTGCAAGGTTCATACATGGCCCCGTAATCTTCCAGTGTGTTGTGGTAATACAGTTTctagagaagggaagaaaagatacAAATCATCATGGCAGTTTCTACTGCCCTTTTGAAAATTAAGGGCATTCATGGTATGCAAATTAGGCAGGTAAACCAGGAGGTTACAGTGGGGAGTATGAGTCTTTCTCTGATAAGGAAAAGTTTTAGTTTCATAAGCACCAGAGCCTGAACTTTCCCTAGAGTTCAACTGAGGCAGAAAGGAGCACTGATCTGCCCTGGGCCCGCCCGCTACCAAGTAAACATGTGACTGCGTGGAGGCACGCAGCTTGGCCAAGGAGGAGTGGAGGTCAGGTCTGTGAACAAGTAGTTCATGGGAAGAGGAACTAGGTTTCCCTACTAGCACAGAAGTGAAAGAGCAGGCAACTCTCTTTACCCtgcacagaaatggaaagcattTAAGCTCCACCTCCCCATCTTGAAGAGTTTGCTACAGGTGACAGACCCCAGCCTTGCAGTAACTGCTGGGTGACCAGCCAGAGGCAGCAAGAAGTCTAGGAGACAAGACATTTTCAACAAGAGTCTTCAATGTTTCCCCATCACATGTATCCCTTGCTTTCAATTGTAATGCTGCTTAGATGTGGGCTGAGAAATTAGCTGAAGCCATAACAGCTTTCCAGTTTTGcaagcctttttttcctattcttacAAGCCAACTTGACATTCATTTCTTACCTGACCCAGTATTTTGTCCACTATCGGTATGATGCCATCAAGTTGACTTACTTGGAATGTCTTGTAACTATTGTACAGGCCATCCTGGAAGACAGACATAGTATCTCAGGTTTGACCAGCATAAAGTCACCTACTAACATTTCTTTCAGATACAAATAAATCCAACTATCTTTTTCCCTGTAACATCCATTTCTCTTGTGCTCCCTTCTCCAGTTACATTGCAGCTTTTTCTGTTCAGGGACTGTTTCTTCTTATGAGTACATACTGCATGTGTACATGGAGTCACCAACTGTAGGCATCCTTCATAATCTCCAGTAATTAAATATGTTTCTTCCTCTACATTTATTGGATTCCTTTTCATTAACAGCACTAAACATGACCTCAGAACTTTATGTCTACTCGCACAGGTAGTCCTAGCTCCTAACTGCGATCTTAAGGATTGTGGAATTGGGTTCTCACATACATAAAAAAGACTATTTTACATTCTCTTTGCCTGCTGTAGACAGAGATTGTTCTTAGAGTCCCTCGGTGATCACTACGTACTTATGAACAGAACACATGGCAGTCACCTACTGATGTAGGCCAGAATTTCCTTCAGGCAttctttacaataaaaatagacATCTATTAGAGAATACAGTACAAAAATCCACGACAACCTCAAAAGCCTTCAAACCCCTAGAAGTACATCTTATAGTCATAAAAATACTCATAAATCTTGTCCACACTTTTACAGTATGTTAAGTAGAAGATGTTGACCAGCATGTTTTTGATATCTGAAGAATGATGGTTCCATTTCACTTATGCCAAGAACTAAATAAAATCTTGTGCATATCAATTCAGGTACTGTGATAagaattttggaagaaattacactttcaaatatttaaaacaataaccAATGAAAAGAAGTGCCAGTCTCAAACTGAAAGCTGTTAGAAAAAAGTTGTCAATGATATTCTGAATAGCAGTGGAATCTCCAACAAGTGACACTTATTTTCTAATTGAACTATAATGCATTATTCTTCCCACTATTATTAATATCAAACCTCATTCTTGGGATTACCAGTTTCTGAGGTATAAAAAAGGGCATTTACATAAGGAAACAGGCAGTTACCTCAGCAATCACTTCTTTTCTAGCCTCCACAGACACAAGTGGTAGAACAGCATGATCTGTAGTATCCAGCTTAGCCTGCATACAGGGAGAGGGATGGTATTAATGAGAAACTGAACTAGGCTGTGAAGGATCACACCTTTTTGCAGACTAAACTTTCATTTACTTCCTTGTTGAAAACACTGGTATGTGCAGTGCGACAAGAGATTATGTGCCTCCTTATCTGTTGGATTCATCAGTAGGATGAGGCACCTGGGATGGTCCTTCTGATGCTGAAAAATGGTAGGAGTGATAATAGTCTGTCACCAGCATTATCCAGTCCATGCAGAGCACCACTTCCCAGATatgctggggggggagcagctTTATTTTGCTCAATACCAAAACCAGAGGAAACACAATAAAAGAGATGACTAGTACCAGATTCAGCCACACAACACTGGCTGGGTAATGTGAATATATGCTTTTGCACTTACTTGAGATGAAGACATTCTGCTCTCTTCATTGTAGTTGATTAAAGTTTGATCACCTTCTTGGGGTAGAACAATGGCTTTGCTTTTAGATCTCAGCACATAAAAACAGCAAAGTAGAATACTGGAAACTGTTGTAACAAGAAAGTGAATGGTGAAATGGGCATTGTGAATAGATCTGTATGGCTCAACACAGTGGGTTGGTGAGGTGCCCAGCTCAGTTCCAAATGAAACCTCCAACAATGTGGCTGTGCAGATGCAATGCCTGGCCTGGGGTGGTTAGCCTGCTTTAGAAGGCCAAGCTGTTATCTCCACAGAGCACTGCATTGAGCAGGCGGACGTACGGGATCACTCACAGGTAGCCAGAGGAATAGTGGTCAGATAATCTATTAATTTTTGCTTCACATAAAGAACCAGTAGTTCatctcttcagcagcagccaacatgagctgtgtttaaaaactAAGGTCTTCCTAAAATTTGAAGAAAGAGCAGGTCATGGACCAGGACACATGGATGCAAGCGCCATGAAGACTGCAAGTATTAACTGCTTGCACTTTGACTATGCTCTAACACGTTAAGGTAAATGGTCTTTCCTGTTAAGGCTGGTAGATTTTAGCACATGTTCATGAGCTGCAATTGCAATGAGATCCAATGGGCAGATGACAGATGACTTGCCTGGACAAGTTAGGAGGTTACTTACCCAGTAACAATAAGAAAGCTGTCAGTATTATTGCAATGGCACCACTTCCAAATCCCACTGCTGCCTGTGGAAGTGGCGAATCTTCACATGTATGTCCATCTGGGCAAAAGCAGAGCCGAACATGCTGATTCTGCCTTGTAGAAAATCCTTGCCTGTCCTGAATAATGACAGGTACCAAGTAGCTACCTTGTGGGAGGCTTCTTAACATTAAAAGTTCAACTGACTCCCCTAAAAAGAAGACAAGCAAACTATTTCAAGACTCATTGAGAGAAGTCTGATGTTCTACAGTCCCTCCTGTTGCTAATCAAAGGGAAACTCATTTGCACCCcaatttcaaatactttttccaGCCTTAATGCACCATAGTAAATAGGACAAAATGACATCCCACTTTATCGCCTTGCTGATTCTTCTGGACAGAGAGATCTGTCCCAGTCTTGCTGCATTCTGGCATAGCTGCACTGATAACCTCTAGAATTCATTAGGAAGTTAATCAAATGCAGAAGTGGTTCCTCAGCAGTCTTATCCCCCTTTCTGCAATTTAAGCACATTGCTTCTGGTCCTGTCCCCAGCAGAGATGAAGAAcaatgtaactttttttcaaattgcagtaactttatattttgaaagctgttcTTCTATGTCCTTTCACCCTCATTGAGACTAATCAGAAACAAACCATAAAAGTAAGAGACagtgaaataactagaaggtACATAAGTGGCAATGAACTTCTCATGAAGGACATGAAAGGAAGAACTCACCAAAGTTCCTTCCtaatttccagttatttttcaCATCTTCAGAGTCCTCGGCCAGCTCAAATGTAAATGGCCCAGAATGTGAATGGAACAGAGCAGACTTAGCTTTTATAATGAGAGGCATCCCTTCTTTTTTGTCACACACATCTAAAGAAGGAGCCACTAATGTTGGCATATGATCATTAATGTCAGACAAGTAAAGCAGGATGGTGCCAGTACCAGTCTGTGGTGGACTACCTAGACAGgagcaaaagaaacacaaaaccactAATAACTGGGTATGGACAAAAGCCAGTCCATTGGCAGGATTTCTGTCTGGCTTATCCTACTAGTCACACATAACACAAGTTTTAAACATTAGGGTGTTCTGCATTACAATTCCCCACTTCGATCCTTAGTCTTACTATCATTTTCTGTCTAACATGCACCTCACCTCAAACAGTTCAAATACTGCTTGAATATTTTCTGACTAGCTACGTACCATGGTCAATAGCATGAACAATGATGGTGTACAGGCTGTTGTTCACATAAGGAGATTCTTGATCAAATTCTTTTGCCACAGTAAGAACTCCAGAATTTTCATCCACACTCAGCCAACCATCTGGGTCATGGGCTAGTTCAtatcttaaaaagaaaggaaaaagttacAAATGCCGTATTTTCTTCAATGGATTTTGAAGAATAGAAAATTTCTACTGCatctttctttgtccttttgagCTCTGTAAGTATTTTTACTTGTTAGTGATGCTTCCTTTTGTTAACTCTATGACAAGCTGTGGGTTTCAGCACAGCCAACAAACAGTTCCCCGTACAAGTCCCCATACCTTGTACAGGCCCATCAAAACTGTTCCTAGGGGCTAAGAAAGTATTTGATTTCCACATTAGATTACCATTCTTAGAGCCAACCATACCTTAGTCCTTTCTATGGCATCAAAATGTTGTcatcaaaagtaaaatataaataatgcaaCCTGGTTTTAGGCAAAACTATTTTGAAGACAACAGAAACATTGAGCAACCAAGGACTGACTGCACCTTTAAACTGTATCTTACAGAACTAGCTATCTGGATCTGTAGTATCATCAATAGTAAACCTGCACCTCTAATGTGTATGTTCATATAACTGTagatatatgtgtgtatgtacattcatatatgtatatataccaAATTAAACTTGAAAACCTCTATATATTCCTAAGTTCTTTCTTAACCTGAGAGTTAGAAGCATCTCCACTTACTTTATCTTATTTGGCGCATCATCTGGATATGTGGCAGGATACCTTCTAAATACTCTCCCAGGCTTCATTGAATCTCCTATTTGGACAATAAGTATAGGAGGATGAAACCTAGGAGCATGTTGTGGCTGGAAGACCTTGATGTTCACAGTTGTATTTGTGGAT is part of the Grus americana isolate bGruAme1 chromosome 17, bGruAme1.mat, whole genome shotgun sequence genome and encodes:
- the CDH26 gene encoding cadherin-like protein 26, with amino-acid sequence MELLAALLLLQVTAANSFSHENKNFSLTQAIRKRSIQWVDSYPLDSLRPLWRTKRTWVITTIHIQEEDKGPFPKYAGQLFNKKSFNTSVRYLISGPGVDESPEIGLFSIEDDVNGHVYVHRTIDREKTPTFQIRFDIVYRKTGQPLDHHLFFKVKVKDINDNAPEFPREAYSVTIRENHSKDEPVFQVTALDKDEEGSANSQVSYSLSMQMPLLDGFTFNIDPTTGSILLSGCLDYKTANSFKLLIKASDHGTPQLSSTATVNVAIEDANNHLPVFTSDNYQLQISAGQEHPAVLRIQVEDKDSPNTPAWRAKFRVTKGNEKEQFTIETDPVTNEGILSIIEPLNYENDSEIRLVISVANEEPFFFCKNGSVTISSLESTNTTVNIKVFQPQHAPRFHPPILIVQIGDSMKPGRVFRRYPATYPDDAPNKIKYELAHDPDGWLSVDENSGVLTVAKEFDQESPYVNNSLYTIIVHAIDHGTPPQTGTGTILLYLSDINDHMPTLVAPSLDVCDKKEGMPLIIKAKSALFHSHSGPFTFELAEDSEDVKNNWKLGRNFGESVELLMLRSLPQGSYLVPVIIQDRQGFSTRQNQHVRLCFCPDGHTCEDSPLPQAAVGFGSGAIAIILTAFLLLLVSSILLCCFYVLRSKSKAIVLPQEGDQTLINYNEESRMSSSQAKLDTTDHAVLPLVSVEARKEVIAEDGLYNSYKTFQVSQLDGIIPIVDKILGQKLYYHNTLEDYGAMYEPCRYTEEGELELSNSLCSVASGSEDLPVDFLNALGPNFSALEEICQKRFPSFD